The Sphaeramia orbicularis chromosome 18, fSphaOr1.1, whole genome shotgun sequence genome contains a region encoding:
- the rps4x gene encoding small ribosomal subunit protein eS4 encodes MARGPKKHLKRVAAPKHWMLDKLTGVFAPRPSTGPHKLRECLPLIIFLRNRLKYALTGDEVKKICMQRFIKIDGKVRTDVTYPAGFMDVISIEKTGEHFRLIYDVKGRFTVHRITAEEAKYKLCKVKKIIIGTKGIPHLVTHDARTIRYPDPLIKVNDTIRIDLDTGKITDFIKFDTGNLCMVTGGANLGRIGVITNRERHPGSFDVVHVKDSTGNSFATRLSNIFVIGKGNKPWVSLPRGKGIRLTIAEERDKRLAAKQGSS; translated from the exons ATG GCAAGAGGACCGAAGAAGCACCTCAAGCGCGTCGCAGCGCCAAAGCACTGGATGCTTGACAAGCTCACCGGAGTATTC GCTCCTCGTCCTTCCACCGGTCCCCACAAGCTGAGGGAGTGCCTGCCCCTCATCATCTTCCTGAGGAATCGCCTCAAGTATGCCCTGACAGGGGATGAGGTGAAGAAGATCTGCATGCAGAGGTTTATCAAGATTGACGGCAAAGTCCGCACCGATGTCACCTACCCTGCCGGATTCATGG ATGTGATCAGCATTGAGAAGACCGGTGAGCACTTCCGTCTGATCTATGATGTGAAGGGACGTTTCACTGTCCACCGCATCACTGCCGAGGAGGCCAAG TATAAGCTGTGCAAGGTCAAGAAGATCATTATCGGCACCAAGGGGATCCCCCACTTGGTGACCCATGACGCTCGCACCATCCGCTACCCAGACCCCCTCATCAAGGTCAATGACACAATCCGCATCGACCTGGACACCGGCAAGATCACAGACTTCATCAAGTTCGATACTG GTAACCTGTGCATGGTGACTGGTGGTGCTAACTTGGGGCGTATCGGTGTGATCACCAATAGGGAGCGTCACCCAGGCTCCTTTGACGTCGTGCACGTCAAGGATAGCACAGGCAACAGCTTCGCTACCAGGCTCTCCAACATCTTCGTCATTGGCAAG GGCAACAAGCCATGGGTGTCCCTGCCCAGAGGAAAGGGAATCCGCCTGACCATCGCCGAGGAGAGAGACAAGAGGCTGGCCGCCAAGCAGGGCAGCAGCTAA
- the cited1 gene encoding cbp/p300-interacting transactivator 1, with amino-acid sequence MTSLLFPGNAHAAMKDLSSSSSPLTSLLHYPSSKAATVPFSPSPGHVASPGSSLTSVSKTQPFCLQTGPHLIASMQLQKLNSHYQNLAGASAGHQTAGGTQRGYTTSPLGTGSQILGPSAGLGGGGMGVGITVGNQGSGAGGIIDFDPVDEEVLMSLVVELGLDRANELPELWLGQNEFDFMSDVPAGC; translated from the coding sequence ATGACCTCACTGCTGTTCCCTGGCAACGCCCACGCTGCAATGAAGGacctctcctcttcttcatctcctcTTACCTCCCTGCTCCACTACCCATCCTCCAAAGCCGCCACTGTGCCCTTCTCCCCGTCCCCGGGCCACGTCGCCTCGCCCGGATCATCGCTGACGTCTGTCTCCAAAACACAGCCCTTCTGCCTCCAGACAGGGCCGCATCTCATCGCCAGCATGCAGCTACAGAAGCTCAACTCCCACTACCAGAACCTTGCGGGAGCATCTGCCGGACATCAGACAGCCGGTGGAACTCAAAGAGGGTACACCACCTCGCCGCTGGGCACAGGCAGCCAGATCCTGGGACCCTCTGCGGGTCTTGGAGGAGGTGGGATGGGTGTCGGCATCACTGTGGGCAACCAGGGCTCAGGGGCAGGAGGAATTATCGACTTTGACCCTGTGGACGAGGAGGTTCTCATGTCTCTGGTGGTGGAACTGGGTTTGGACCGGGCCAATGAGCTTCCAGAACTGTGGCTGGGCCAGAACGAGTTCGACTTCATGTCAGACGTGCCTGCCGGATGCTGA